The following DNA comes from Occultella kanbiaonis.
GGCGTCCTTGGCGTGCATGTCCGTGCAGAACGCGCAGCCGTTGATCTGGGAGGCGCGCACCTTCACGAGTTCGACGACGGCGTGGTCGAGGTCGGCGTTGCGCCGGGCCGTCTCGACCTCCCGGTTGAGCGTCAGGAGGCGTCGGTGGACGTCCGGAAACTGGTCTGCGACTGAGATTCGGTTCACACCGGCCACGCTAGTTCGGCACGCTCCCCGGGGCCAGAGGCCGTCCCTCCATCGGTTCCGCGGGCGTGCCGGAACCGGCCGGATCAGGCGTGCGGCGTCTGGGCGGGTGTGAGCAGGAACACGGGGATCAGCCGCTCGGTCCTGCGCTGGTAGCCCGCGTAGTTGTCGAAGGCCGCCACGGCGCGCGTCCACCAGGCCTCGCGTTCGGGCCCGGAGAGTTCGCGGGCGGTCATGTCCCACTTCTGCGGCCCGTCCTGGAGCTCCACCCGGGGATCGGCGAGCAGGTTGTGGTACCAGACCGGGTTCTTCGCCGCTCCGCCCAACGACGCGACTGCGAGGTACTCGCCGTCGTGCTCCACGCGCATCAGCGGGACCTTGCGGAGCTTGCCGGACCGGGCGCCGATCGTGGTGAGGATCACGACCGGCTTCCCGCCGAGGGTGATGCCTTTCGTGCCGTGCGAGGACTCGTAGGCGGTGACCTGCTTCGCGGACCGGTCGCTGGGGCTTGGCGCGTACTCACCGAGGAGGGGCATGAGCCCAGTCAAGCACGCGCGTTGGGGGTGAGCGCCGACAGCAGGCAGCGCCAGCGGCCGTCCCGCCGGACGAAGAACTCCGAGACCCACTCGTCGGCGCTGAACGGTTCGCCCTGCCACCGTCCGCGGTTCGTGCCGTGCGCGACCACGACCGCGACGTCGCCGTGGCGGCGCACCGAGAGGACCTCGAAGGTCATCTCCGAGTGGGTCAGGCTGCCGTTGCGGACCACCTCGAGGAAGGCGCCCAAGGGTGACGGGCCGCTCTCGGTGCCGACGATCTCCCAGTCCGGATCGGCGAACGCGCTGATCCGGTCGGCGTCGTTGGCCACGATCGCCGCGGCCCAGTCCTCGAGCAGCGCCTGGAACTCGGCTCGGTCTGCGTCGCCGTCCACCTGCGTGGTCGGGCCCGTCATCTGCTCGTCGATCGCCATGGTTCGGCAGCGTAGGCCCTCACGTGGCGTGAGGTTCAAGGGGTGCTGCGCCGGCGGATCCGGGTCAGTCCAGGAGGTCCGAGCCGTACTGCGCGATCCGGCCGAGCAGACCGTTGATGAAGGGCGGGGAGTCGTCGGTGGACAGCGCCCGGGCGAGCTCGAGCGCCTCGTCGATCGCGACGGCGTCGGGCACCTCGTCGTTGAAGAGGATCTCCCACGTGGACAGCCGCAGGATGGCGCGGTCCACCGCGGGCATCCGCGCGAGCGTCCAGCCCTGGGAGAACGTGGACAGGATCTCGTCGATCCTGGCCACGTGCTCGCTGACGCCCTCGACGATCTGCACGGAGTACTCGGGCAACGCGGCCTGGGTGCCGGGCTCGAGGATGCGGTCCGCGAGCAGACCCATCAGGGTCGGGGCGGAACCACCCTCGGTCGCGGCGGCACCGAGCGCGCGCTGGTCCGCCTCATAGAGCACATCGAGCGCCCGCTTGCGTGCCTTGCTGCGTGCGGCCACTAGTCGTTGACGCGGCCCAGGTAGTCACCGCTGCGGGTGTCGACCTTGACCTTCGTGCCGGTCTCGAGGAAGAGCGGCACCTGGATCTGGTAGCCGGTCTGGATCGTCGCGGGCTTCGTGCCGGCCGAGGAGCGGTCGCCCTGCAGGCCCGGCTCGGTGTAGGTGATCTCCATCACGACGGACGCCGGCAGCTCGACGTACAGCGGGACGCCGTCGTGCAGCGCGACGATGACCTCCTGGCCCTCGAGCATGAAGTTCGCGGCGGTGTCCACGGTCGCCGCGGACACGGTGATCTGCTCGTAGTCGCTGGTGTCCATGAAGACGAAGTCCTCGCCCTCCTGGTACAGGTACTGCATGTCGCGCTTGTCGACGTTCGCCGTCTCCACCTTGACACCGGCGTTGAACGTCCTCGCGACCACCTTGCCGTTGGTGACGCCCTTGAGCTTCGTGCGCACGAACGCCGGGCCCTTGCCGGGCTTGACGTGCTGGAACTCCACCACGGACCAGAGCTGGCCGTCGATGTTGAGAACCAAGCCGTTCTTGAGGTCGTTCGTCGATGCCACAGGCGTTCCTTCGTTGTCTATCGGGACCGGCCGGGAGCCTGCGCTCGCATGCGAGCGGGGGATGTCGGGCCGGGAGGATGAAAAGGTGCGGCCCTCAGGGTAACGCGCCGAGGGCGGCCACCGCTGCCACGCCGATGGCACCGGCCCACAGGTAGGAGGCCAGGGTGCCGATGATGAAGCGCTCGGACACCCCCGAACTGCCATGGATCTCCGGGAACCGGCCGAGCCCCTTGACCGCCACGACCACGGCGATGGCGGCCGGGTAGCCGACCAGGATCGAACCGGTGATGGCCAGTCGCTCGAGGACACCGATCCAGGCACCGCCGCGCAGCTGCTCGGCGGCGGGGTCGGGCCGGGGCTCGCCGGCTGGGTCACCGGCTCGCTCCGCGGCCTCCTCGCGGTGCTTGCGGCTCGCCAGGCGCAGGATCCAGGCCGTGATGGGGCCACCGGCGCCCGCTGAGATGATCAGGGCGGCCGCGGCGATCTCGATGGTGAGGACCAGGTTCACCGCGCCATCATGTCGTGACCTGGTCCAGGTCGGCCAGCAGGCGCTCCGCCAGGGGGCGGACCCGGTCCTGGACGGTCCACATCGCGGCGTCGAGTCGCTGGCTCACGGCCTGGGGCGTGATGCCGAGCCGGGCGGCCGCTTGCTTCGCGGTCCCGACGCCGTCCACCAGCAGGTCGACCACCTCCCAGCCGCGCTCGGTGCGGCGTCGGACCACGGCGGCGAGCAGCTGCAACAGCGCCTCGGCCTCGTCGGCGGCCGGGCTCGGCCCGTCCGCGGCGACGAGGGCGAGCGGCACCGGCACCGACTTGCCCTTGGCACGCTCGACGGCGTCGCGGGCTCGCACGAACGCCGCCCCCGAGGAGGCCCGGGCGGTCTCGGCCAGCGGCGTGTCGACGGCACCGATGCCCACCCCCACGCTCCACTCGGCCCGCCGTTGCAGGTACATCGCGAGGTCGAGGGTGGTCGCCGCCGTCCTGATCACGCCCTGGACCTCGTCCCCCACGGTCCGCTCGAACGGCAGGGCCAGGTCCGCGCCGAGACCGCGGGCCCCGATGTGGGCGGCGAGCCCGCTCAGTGCGGCGTCGACACGGTCCCCGCGTCGACGGGAGGCATCCTGGTCAACGGTGAGTACGAACATGTGACAAGGCTACAACCTTGATTGCCTACAATCAAGGTCAGGGGCTTGATCCGTTCGGATCAAGCCTGAGCGAGCGCCGAGAGGGCGAGCCGGTAGGAGTCGGTCCCGAAGCCGGCCACGGTGCCGGTGGCGACGCCGCCGATCACGCTGTTGTGCCGGAACCGTTCCCTGGTGGCCGGGTTCGTCAGGTGCACCTCGATCAGCCGCAGGCCGGACGTGGTCACCTGGGCGGCCGCGTCCCGCAGCGCGTACGAGTAGTGCGTGAACGCGGCCGGGTTGAGCACCACGTCGCGCCGTCCGTCGACCGCCTCGTGCAGCCAGTGCACGAGCTCGGCCTCGTCGTCGCTCTGCCGCACCTCGGCGGACAGGCCAAGGGCCGCGGCCCACTCCGCGATCGCCACGGTGAGTCCCGCGTGGTCGAGGGCGCCGTAGACGTCGGGCTCGCGGGAGCCGAGCCGGCCGAGGTTCGGGCCGTTCAGGACGAGGACACTGGTCACAGGAACTCCGGGGGGTCATCGGTGGACGGGGTGGGTCGCTCAGCCGCTTCCGGCAGCGGCGGCGCCGGCTCCGTGCTGACGGCGAGGTAGGCGGCCAGGAGCAGGTCGTCGGAGGGCCCTTCGAGCCGGGTCGGGGACGCCAGCCCGTCGAGGATCACGAAGCGCAGCGTCGCCCCCCGGGTCTTCTTGTCCCGGCGCATCGCGGTCAGCAGGTCGTCCCAGCTCCCGGCCGGGTAACTGGTGGGCAGGCCGAGCGAGGTGAGGATCCGGCGGTGCCGGTCGACGATGCCAACGTCCAGGTGACCGGCGAGGCGGGCCAGTTCCGCGGCGAACACCAGGCCCACCGAGACGGCCTCCCCGTGCCGCCAGCGGAAGTGCTCGTGGTGCTCGATCGCGTGTCCGAACGTGTGCCCGTAGTTGAGGATCTCGCGCAGGTCGGCCTCGCGCAGGTCCGCGGAGACCACGCGGGCCTTCGTGGCGACCGCGCGTTCCACCAGCTCGCGCACCACCGGTGCGGACGGGTCCCGGGCGGCGTCCGGATCGGCCTCCACGAGCTCGAGGATCCGAGGGTCGTCGATGAATCCGCACTTGACGACCTCGGCCAGCCCGGCGGCCAGGTCCGCGGCGGGCAGCGTCGCGAGGGTCTCGAGATCGCACAGCACCCCGATCGGCGAGTGGAACGCGCCCACGAGGTTCTTGCCCTCGGCGGTGTTGATCCCGGTCTTGCCGCCCACGGCCGCATCGACCATCCCCAACAGCGTGGTGGGCACCTGGATGACGCGAACCCCACGCAACCAGGTCGCGGCGACGAAGCCCGCGAGGTCGGTGGCCGCTCCCCCGCCGAGTCCGATGACGACGTCGTCACGGGTGAAACCGGCCAGGCCGAGCTGTTCCCAGCACCGCGCGGCAACGGTCGCGGTCTTGGCGTCCTCGCCGTCCGGGACCTCGCTCAGGTGCACCTCGTACCCGGCGCCGGTCAGGGCCGTCCGGATCCGCTCGGCCGAACCGGCCAGGGCGCCCTGGTGGACCACCAGGACCCGGCGGGTGCCGGCGCCGATCAGGCCCGGCAGCTCTGCGGCCAGGCCGCGCCCGATCAGGACGTCGTAGCTGCGTTCCGCCGTGACGCCGATCCGGGTGACGCTCACGGGGCGGACACCTCGGCCAACACGGCGTCGCGGACCTGTTCCGGGGACCTGTTGTCGGTGTTCACCTCGACCGTGGCCAGCGAGGTGTACACGGGTCGGCGGGCCTCCATCAGCAGCTGCCACTGCCGCCGCGGGCTCCCCACGAGCAGGGGCCGGTTGCCGCTCAGTCCGACCCGCGGGGACGCGTGCGCCAGGGTGACGGACAGGTAGACCACCCGCCGGCCAGCCAGGGCCGCCTGCGTGCCCTCGTCGAGTACCGCTCCCCCGCCCAGAGCGAGGATGCCGTCGTGCTCGGCCAACGCCGTCGCCACCGCCGCCCGCTCCAGGGCACGGAACGCGTCCTCGCCGTCGTCGATGAAGATGTCCGAGATGCTGCGCCCCGCGGCGGTCTCGATGTCGTGGTCGGTGTCCCGGAACGTGGTGCCCCAGGCCCGCGCGAGCAGGCGCCCCACGGTGGACTTGCCGGCCCCCGGAGGCCCGACCAGGATCAGCGCCGGGCCGGTCGTCGTGTCGCTCATCGCATGGTCTCCGGGATCGCCTCGAGGTAGGACGCCACGTTCCGCGCGGTCTCGGTGATCGAGTCCCCGCCGAACTTCTCCAGCAGCGCCTCGGCGAGGACGAGCGCCACCATCGCCTCGGCGACCACGGCGGCCGGCGCCGCGGCGCAGGTGTCGGAGCGCTGGTGCAGGGCGGTCGCGGACTCGCCGGTCGCGACGTCGATGGTCTCGAGGGCTCGCGGCACCGTGGAGATCGGCTTCAGCGCCGCGCGCACGGCGAGCACCTCCCCGTTGCTCATGCCGCCCTCGACCCCGCCGGCCCGGTTCGTGCGCCGGTGGACGCGTCCGCCCGCGTCGCGGGTGATCTCGTCGTGCGCGACGGAGCCCCGCCGGGCAGCGGTCCGGAACCCGTCACCGACCTCGACGCCCTTGATGGCCTGGATCCCCATCAGCGCACCGGCCAGGCGGGCGTCCAGGCGACGGTCGCTGTGCACGTAACTGCCCAGGCCCGGGGGCAGCCCGTACGCGAGGACCTCGACCACGCCGCCGAGGGTGTCCCCGGCCTTCTTCGCGTCGTCGATCTCGGCAACCATCGCGGTCGAGGTCTCGGGGTGGAAGCTGCGGATCGGGTCCGCGTCCAGGGCTGCGACGTCGTCGGGCCCGGGCCGTGGTGCGTCCTCAGGGGTACCCACCGGACCGACCGAGACCACGTGCGAGACGAG
Coding sequences within:
- a CDS encoding nitroreductase family deazaflavin-dependent oxidoreductase yields the protein MPLLGEYAPSPSDRSAKQVTAYESSHGTKGITLGGKPVVILTTIGARSGKLRKVPLMRVEHDGEYLAVASLGGAAKNPVWYHNLLADPRVELQDGPQKWDMTARELSGPEREAWWTRAVAAFDNYAGYQRRTERLIPVFLLTPAQTPHA
- a CDS encoding nuclear transport factor 2 family protein; this translates as MAIDEQMTGPTTQVDGDADRAEFQALLEDWAAAIVANDADRISAFADPDWEIVGTESGPSPLGAFLEVVRNGSLTHSEMTFEVLSVRRHGDVAVVVAHGTNRGRWQGEPFSADEWVSEFFVRRDGRWRCLLSALTPNARA
- the nusB gene encoding transcription antitermination factor NusB codes for the protein MAARSKARKRALDVLYEADQRALGAAATEGGSAPTLMGLLADRILEPGTQAALPEYSVQIVEGVSEHVARIDEILSTFSQGWTLARMPAVDRAILRLSTWEILFNDEVPDAVAIDEALELARALSTDDSPPFINGLLGRIAQYGSDLLD
- the efp gene encoding elongation factor P, which codes for MASTNDLKNGLVLNIDGQLWSVVEFQHVKPGKGPAFVRTKLKGVTNGKVVARTFNAGVKVETANVDKRDMQYLYQEGEDFVFMDTSDYEQITVSAATVDTAANFMLEGQEVIVALHDGVPLYVELPASVVMEITYTEPGLQGDRSSAGTKPATIQTGYQIQVPLFLETGTKVKVDTRSGDYLGRVND
- a CDS encoding type II 3-dehydroquinate dehydratase, whose protein sequence is MTSVLVLNGPNLGRLGSREPDVYGALDHAGLTVAIAEWAAALGLSAEVRQSDDEAELVHWLHEAVDGRRDVVLNPAAFTHYSYALRDAAAQVTTSGLRLIEVHLTNPATRERFRHNSVIGGVATGTVAGFGTDSYRLALSALAQA
- the aroB gene encoding 3-dehydroquinate synthase yields the protein MSVTRIGVTAERSYDVLIGRGLAAELPGLIGAGTRRVLVVHQGALAGSAERIRTALTGAGYEVHLSEVPDGEDAKTATVAARCWEQLGLAGFTRDDVVIGLGGGAATDLAGFVAATWLRGVRVIQVPTTLLGMVDAAVGGKTGINTAEGKNLVGAFHSPIGVLCDLETLATLPAADLAAGLAEVVKCGFIDDPRILELVEADPDAARDPSAPVVRELVERAVATKARVVSADLREADLREILNYGHTFGHAIEHHEHFRWRHGEAVSVGLVFAAELARLAGHLDVGIVDRHRRILTSLGLPTSYPAGSWDDLLTAMRRDKKTRGATLRFVILDGLASPTRLEGPSDDLLLAAYLAVSTEPAPPLPEAAERPTPSTDDPPEFL
- a CDS encoding shikimate kinase, whose product is MSDTTTGPALILVGPPGAGKSTVGRLLARAWGTTFRDTDHDIETAAGRSISDIFIDDGEDAFRALERAAVATALAEHDGILALGGGAVLDEGTQAALAGRRVVYLSVTLAHASPRVGLSGNRPLLVGSPRRQWQLLMEARRPVYTSLATVEVNTDNRSPEQVRDAVLAEVSAP
- the aroC gene encoding chorismate synthase; protein product: MLRWLTAGESHGQALVGIIEGVPAGVTVGSAEIRAALARRRLGHGRGARMKFEQDEVRLLGGVRHGVTMGSPVAIEIGNSEWPKWEQVMAADPVEASALEVDAGTGDAREKSRNKPLTTPRPGHADLVGMEKYHLDDARPVLERASARETATRVALGTVAAALLEQAAGIRLVSHVVSVGPVGTPEDAPRPGPDDVAALDADPIRSFHPETSTAMVAEIDDAKKAGDTLGGVVEVLAYGLPPGLGSYVHSDRRLDARLAGALMGIQAIKGVEVGDGFRTAARRGSVAHDEITRDAGGRVHRRTNRAGGVEGGMSNGEVLAVRAALKPISTVPRALETIDVATGESATALHQRSDTCAAAPAAVVAEAMVALVLAEALLEKFGGDSITETARNVASYLEAIPETMR